A portion of the Bacillus thuringiensis genome contains these proteins:
- a CDS encoding GNAT family N-acetyltransferase translates to MIVALQKIQESEKEILRNLYALYLHDLSKFTMNITIGANGFFEYEGLHMFWKNDGITPYFIKVDHSIVGFLLLLESPFLKKENDFGINDIFILNQYKGKGIGKQAVENLLEEKRGQYFVIELVKNVPAVSFWKKVYKELNIEFDEREQLIDEEECLVQTFKI, encoded by the coding sequence ATGATTGTAGCACTTCAAAAAATTCAAGAATCAGAAAAAGAAATATTACGTAATTTGTACGCATTATATCTTCATGACCTTTCTAAGTTCACTATGAATATAACTATCGGAGCGAACGGGTTTTTTGAATACGAAGGTTTGCATATGTTTTGGAAAAATGACGGAATCACGCCGTATTTTATAAAAGTTGATCATAGTATTGTAGGATTCTTATTACTACTGGAAAGTCCGTTTTTGAAGAAGGAAAATGATTTTGGTATTAATGATATTTTCATATTGAATCAATATAAAGGAAAAGGAATCGGTAAACAAGCTGTTGAGAATTTACTAGAAGAGAAAAGAGGACAATATTTCGTTATCGAACTTGTAAAAAATGTACCAGCAGTGTCGTTTTGGAAGAAAGTATATAAAGAACTGAACATTGAATTTGATGAGAGAGAGCAGTTAATTGATGAGGAAGAATGCCTCGTTCAAACGTTTAAAATTTAA
- a CDS encoding DUF3908 family protein, with amino-acid sequence MAINMKTIEEWIVESNTRHEEDFGHVVEEMKEVCVGLDNATLIYTKNVFCFGKKVEVFFFFQDHVVIGQEKDEYIEIEKLKYDDITNSNLKTNDKNTTLELKFANGQSINLDSLNDNYGTKNWLFARQIKSIFKLI; translated from the coding sequence ATGGCAATTAATATGAAAACAATCGAAGAATGGATTGTTGAATCAAATACAAGACATGAAGAAGACTTTGGACACGTTGTAGAAGAAATGAAAGAAGTATGTGTCGGACTTGATAACGCGACATTAATTTATACGAAAAATGTATTTTGTTTCGGTAAAAAAGTAGAAGTATTTTTCTTCTTCCAAGACCATGTCGTGATCGGACAAGAAAAAGACGAATATATTGAGATTGAAAAATTAAAGTATGATGATATTACAAATAGTAATTTAAAAACAAATGACAAAAATACAACGTTAGAATTAAAGTTTGCTAACGGACAATCTATTAATTTAGATAGTTTAAATGATAACTACGGTACGAAAAATTGGTTATTTGCTAGACAAATTAAGAGTATTTTTAAGTTAATCTAG
- a CDS encoding class I SAM-dependent methyltransferase codes for MNILQRLIQQAKNPSGTIGSSMLCIMNAGHTRLINWALQKVHIKTDAVVLDIGCGGGKTIHTLSKRTPLGEIYGIDYSDQAVKNSIQTNAKDVQKQKVIVQQASVSSIPHHTNFFDLITAFQTHYFWPDIEQDIKEVFRVLRSDGSFLLVAETFKIQYHMEKCKTTEELINLFYKTGFKSVKCYEERGCLCVIGNK; via the coding sequence TTGAACATTTTACAACGGTTAATTCAGCAAGCAAAAAATCCTAGCGGAACAATTGGTTCCTCCATGCTTTGTATTATGAACGCTGGACATACGAGATTAATAAATTGGGCATTACAGAAAGTACACATAAAGACAGATGCAGTCGTATTAGACATCGGCTGTGGTGGAGGCAAAACCATACACACTCTTTCAAAACGAACTCCACTTGGGGAAATATATGGGATTGATTACTCCGATCAAGCTGTGAAAAATTCTATACAGACAAATGCAAAAGATGTTCAAAAACAAAAAGTAATTGTTCAACAAGCAAGCGTGTCTTCTATTCCACATCATACGAACTTCTTCGATCTCATTACCGCCTTTCAAACTCATTATTTTTGGCCTGATATTGAACAAGATATAAAAGAAGTATTTCGCGTCTTAAGATCGGACGGCTCCTTTTTATTAGTGGCTGAAACTTTCAAAATTCAATATCATATGGAAAAATGTAAAACGACTGAAGAATTAATAAACCTATTTTATAAGACAGGATTTAAAAGTGTGAAATGTTACGAAGAAAGAGGATGCCTTTGTGTAATAGGAAATAAGTAA
- a CDS encoding SagB family peptide dehydrogenase codes for MQLDTFLHHLHFSIDEIMPNHEVDWKDAPLPYKLYRNVPTIPLSLEIPLSLSNSSTTPTLNEIGHYLWYSFGVTQLCQLNSERNVLRRSIPSGGALYPNELYIYLKIDDYPDGIYHYDAAHHRLIFLREGNFDSYLADALGNRCNIHDCFGAAFVSTMFWKNFFKYNNFSYRLQGLDSGVLIGQLLECAKQFGYTNGVYFQFLDRALNHLLGLSEVEESVYAVIPLSTEPETNWFHNDYRENKTVTSHELLQQIPPLAHEHFVRSKHVNEHPMITKINEASMIESTAHFQTLHHEEHYQHNTYAVQLPKVERLSYDFLQLCKKRYSPDADFILTKWDAAELATLLQEASLSFPYYSDLDGKYVNENARVSLYGCFYNVKDIENGAYTYNSKTHSIQPLRYGDLRYLLQSSMTMDNVNLFQVPLCLHVVGKKDYYTNALGYRGYRIHQMEAGILVHKLVFAATAMGMGGHPLLSFDTNSCDQLYGIDAGNETSLIQVPVGAYRARNWLKGALHS; via the coding sequence TATCTTTATCGAACTCTTCTACTACACCTACTCTAAATGAGATTGGTCACTATCTTTGGTATTCATTTGGTGTAACACAATTATGTCAGCTAAATAGCGAGAGAAATGTATTACGCAGATCCATTCCTTCAGGCGGTGCTTTATATCCGAATGAATTGTATATCTATTTAAAGATTGACGATTATCCAGACGGCATTTACCATTATGACGCCGCGCATCACCGACTTATTTTCCTTCGCGAAGGAAATTTCGATTCTTATTTAGCAGACGCACTCGGTAATCGCTGTAATATACATGATTGTTTCGGTGCCGCATTCGTATCCACTATGTTTTGGAAAAACTTCTTTAAATACAATAACTTTTCATATCGCCTTCAAGGATTAGATAGCGGGGTTCTCATTGGACAATTACTAGAATGTGCAAAACAGTTCGGTTATACGAATGGCGTATACTTTCAATTTCTAGACCGTGCACTGAATCATTTACTCGGATTGTCAGAAGTTGAAGAAAGTGTGTATGCCGTCATTCCTTTAAGTACAGAACCAGAAACTAATTGGTTTCACAATGATTACCGTGAAAATAAAACAGTTACTTCTCATGAGTTGTTGCAACAAATTCCGCCGTTAGCACATGAACATTTCGTTCGCTCAAAACATGTAAATGAACATCCGATGATAACAAAAATAAATGAAGCTTCTATGATTGAATCGACAGCACACTTCCAAACACTACATCATGAAGAGCACTATCAACATAATACGTACGCTGTACAGCTACCGAAAGTAGAACGGTTATCGTATGATTTCCTACAACTTTGTAAAAAACGATATTCTCCTGATGCGGACTTTATTTTAACGAAATGGGATGCAGCTGAGCTCGCTACTTTACTACAAGAAGCGAGCCTCTCCTTCCCCTATTACAGCGACCTTGATGGTAAGTATGTAAATGAAAATGCACGCGTCTCATTATATGGATGTTTCTATAACGTAAAAGATATAGAAAACGGCGCTTACACTTATAACAGTAAAACACATTCCATACAACCACTTCGATATGGGGACCTTCGTTATCTCCTTCAATCTAGTATGACGATGGATAACGTAAACCTTTTTCAAGTACCACTTTGCTTACATGTAGTCGGAAAGAAAGATTACTATACAAATGCATTAGGCTATAGAGGATACCGTATTCACCAAATGGAAGCTGGTATCCTCGTTCATAAACTCGTTTTTGCTGCAACTGCTATGGGGATGGGTGGGCATCCTTTACTAAGTTTTGATACAAATTCATGTGATCAATTGTACGGAATTGATGCTGGGAATGAAACATCTCTTATTCAAGTTCCAGTTGGGGCATATCGGGCGCGAAATTGGTTAAAAGGGGCTTTGCATAGTTAA